A single window of Balaenoptera ricei isolate mBalRic1 chromosome 15, mBalRic1.hap2, whole genome shotgun sequence DNA harbors:
- the GSPT1 gene encoding eukaryotic peptide chain release factor GTP-binding subunit ERF3A isoform X1, whose translation MDPGSGGGGGGGGGGGSSSSSDSAPDCWDQADMEAPGPGPCGGAGGPLAAAAEAQREHLSAAFSRQLNVNAKPFVPNVHAAEFVPSFLRGPAQSPASPAGAAANNHGAGSGAGGPSAPVEPSQEEQSLLCEGSNSAVSMELSEPVVENGETEMSPEESWEHKEEISEAEPGSGSLGDGRPTEESAQEMMEEEEEIPKPKSVVAPPGAPKKEHVNVVFIGHVDAGKSTIGGQIMYLTGMVDKRTLEKYEREAKEKNRETWYLSWALDTNQEERDKGKTVEVGRAYFETEKKHFTILDAPGHKSFVPNMIGGASQADLAVLVISARKGEFETGFEKGGQTREHAMLAKTAGVKHLIVLINKMDDPTVNWSNERYEECKEKLVPFLKKVGFNPKKDIHFMPCSGLTGANLKEQSDFCPWYIGLPFIPYLDNLPNFNRSVDGPIRLPIVDKYKDMGTVVLGKLESGSICKGQQLVMMPNKHNVEVLGILSDDVETDSVAPGENLKIRLKGIEEEEILPGFILCDPNNLCHSGRTFDAQIVIIEHKSIICPGYNAVLHIHTCIEEVEITALICLVDKKSGEKSKTRPRFVKQDQVCIARLRTAGTICLETFKDFPQMGRFTLRDEGKTIAIGKVLKLVPEKD comes from the exons ATGGATCCTGGCAGTggtggcggcggtggcggcggtggcggcggcgggagcagcagcagcagcgactCAGCACCGGACTGCTGGGACCAGGCAGACATGGAAGCCCCCGGGCCGGGCCCGTGCGGCGGCGCCGGCGGTCCCTTGGCGGCGGCGGCCGAGGCCCAGCGTGAGCACCTCAGCGCGGCCTTCAGCCGGCAACTCAACGTCAACGCCAAGCCCTTCGTGCCCAACGTCCACGCCGCCGAGTTCGTGCCGTCCTTCCTGCGGGGCCCGGCCCAGTCGCCGGCATCCCCAGCTGGCGCCGCCGCCAACAACCACGGAGCCGGCAGCGGCGCGGGAGGCCCTTCGG CACCTGTGGAACCTTCTCAAGAGGAACAGTCATTGTTGTGTGAAG GTTCAAATTCAGCTGTTAGCATGGAACTTTCAGAACCTGTTG TAGAAAACGGGGAGACAGAAATGTCCCCAGAAGAATCATGGgagcacaaagaagaaataagtgaagCAGAGCCAGGGAGTGGTTCCTTGGGAGATGGAAGGCCCACAGAGGAAAGTGCCCAGGAAAtgatggaggaggaagaggaaatacCAAAACCTAAATCTGTGGTTGCACCGCCAGGTGCTCCTAAGAAAGAACACGTAAATGTAGTATTCATTGGGCATGTAG ATGCTGGCAAGTCAACCATTGGAGGACAAATAAT GTATTTGACTGGAATGGTTGACAAAAGGACACTTGAGAAATATGAAAgagaagctaaagaaaaaaacagagaaacttg gtaCTTATCTTGGGCCTTAGACACAAACCAGGAAGAACGAGACAAGGGTAAAACAGTAGAAGTGGGTCGTGCCTATTTTGAAACGGAAAAGAAGCATTTTACAATTCTAGATGCCCCTGGCCACAAGAGTTTTGTCCCAAATATGATTGGTGGTGCTTCTCAAGCAGATTTGGCTGTACTG GTAATCTCCGCCAGGAAAGGAGAGTTTGAAACTGGATTTGAAAAAGGAGGACAGACTAGAGAACATGCAATGTTGGCAAAGACAGCAGGTGTAAAACACTTAATTGTGCTTATTAATAAGATGGATGATCCAACAGTAAATTGGAGCAATGAGAG atatgAAGAATGTAAAGAGAAACTAGTGCCATTTTTGAAAAAAGTTGGCTTCAATCCCAAAAAGGACATTCACTTCATGCCCTGCTCAGGACTGACTGGAGCAAATCTTAAAGAGCAATCAGATTTCTGTCCTTGGTACAT TGGATTACCATTTATTCCATATCTGGATAATTTGCCAAACTTCAATAGATCAGTTGATGGACCAATCAGGCTGCCAATTGTGGATAAGTACAAG gATATGGGCACTGTGGTCCTGGGAAAGCTAGAATCAGGATCTATTTGTAAAGGTCAGCAGCTTGTTATGATGCCAAACAAG CACAACGTGGAAGTTCTTGGAATCCTTTCCGATGATGTAGAAACTGATTCTGTAGCCCCAGGTGAAAACCTCAAAATCAGACTGAAAGGAATTGAAGAGGAGGAGATTCTTCCAGGGTTCATACTTTGTGATCCTAATAATCTTTGTCATTCTGGTCGCACATTTGATGCCCAG ATAGTGATTATAGAGCACAAATCCATCATCTGCCCAGGTTATAATGCGGTGCTGCATATCCATACCTGTATTGAAGAAGTCGAAATAACA GCCTTAATCTGCTTGGTAGAcaaaaaatcaggagaaaaaagtAAGACTCGACCCCGTTTTGTGAAACAAGATCAAGTATGCATTGCCCGCTTGAGAACAGCAGGAACCATCTGCCTTGAGACCTTTAAAGACTTCCCTCAGATGGGTCGTTTTACTCTAAGAGATGAGG GTAAGACCATTGCAATTGGAAAAGTTCTGAAACTGGTTCCAGAGAAAGACTAA
- the GSPT1 gene encoding eukaryotic peptide chain release factor GTP-binding subunit ERF3A isoform X2, whose protein sequence is MDPGSGGGGGGGGGGGSSSSSDSAPDCWDQADMEAPGPGPCGGAGGPLAAAAEAQREHLSAAFSRQLNVNAKPFVPNVHAAEFVPSFLRGPAQSPASPAGAAANNHGAGSGAGGPSAPVEPSQEEQSLLCEGSNSAVSMELSEPVENGETEMSPEESWEHKEEISEAEPGSGSLGDGRPTEESAQEMMEEEEEIPKPKSVVAPPGAPKKEHVNVVFIGHVDAGKSTIGGQIMYLTGMVDKRTLEKYEREAKEKNRETWYLSWALDTNQEERDKGKTVEVGRAYFETEKKHFTILDAPGHKSFVPNMIGGASQADLAVLVISARKGEFETGFEKGGQTREHAMLAKTAGVKHLIVLINKMDDPTVNWSNERYEECKEKLVPFLKKVGFNPKKDIHFMPCSGLTGANLKEQSDFCPWYIGLPFIPYLDNLPNFNRSVDGPIRLPIVDKYKDMGTVVLGKLESGSICKGQQLVMMPNKHNVEVLGILSDDVETDSVAPGENLKIRLKGIEEEEILPGFILCDPNNLCHSGRTFDAQIVIIEHKSIICPGYNAVLHIHTCIEEVEITALICLVDKKSGEKSKTRPRFVKQDQVCIARLRTAGTICLETFKDFPQMGRFTLRDEGKTIAIGKVLKLVPEKD, encoded by the exons ATGGATCCTGGCAGTggtggcggcggtggcggcggtggcggcggcgggagcagcagcagcagcgactCAGCACCGGACTGCTGGGACCAGGCAGACATGGAAGCCCCCGGGCCGGGCCCGTGCGGCGGCGCCGGCGGTCCCTTGGCGGCGGCGGCCGAGGCCCAGCGTGAGCACCTCAGCGCGGCCTTCAGCCGGCAACTCAACGTCAACGCCAAGCCCTTCGTGCCCAACGTCCACGCCGCCGAGTTCGTGCCGTCCTTCCTGCGGGGCCCGGCCCAGTCGCCGGCATCCCCAGCTGGCGCCGCCGCCAACAACCACGGAGCCGGCAGCGGCGCGGGAGGCCCTTCGG CACCTGTGGAACCTTCTCAAGAGGAACAGTCATTGTTGTGTGAAG GTTCAAATTCAGCTGTTAGCATGGAACTTTCAGAACCTGTTG AAAACGGGGAGACAGAAATGTCCCCAGAAGAATCATGGgagcacaaagaagaaataagtgaagCAGAGCCAGGGAGTGGTTCCTTGGGAGATGGAAGGCCCACAGAGGAAAGTGCCCAGGAAAtgatggaggaggaagaggaaatacCAAAACCTAAATCTGTGGTTGCACCGCCAGGTGCTCCTAAGAAAGAACACGTAAATGTAGTATTCATTGGGCATGTAG ATGCTGGCAAGTCAACCATTGGAGGACAAATAAT GTATTTGACTGGAATGGTTGACAAAAGGACACTTGAGAAATATGAAAgagaagctaaagaaaaaaacagagaaacttg gtaCTTATCTTGGGCCTTAGACACAAACCAGGAAGAACGAGACAAGGGTAAAACAGTAGAAGTGGGTCGTGCCTATTTTGAAACGGAAAAGAAGCATTTTACAATTCTAGATGCCCCTGGCCACAAGAGTTTTGTCCCAAATATGATTGGTGGTGCTTCTCAAGCAGATTTGGCTGTACTG GTAATCTCCGCCAGGAAAGGAGAGTTTGAAACTGGATTTGAAAAAGGAGGACAGACTAGAGAACATGCAATGTTGGCAAAGACAGCAGGTGTAAAACACTTAATTGTGCTTATTAATAAGATGGATGATCCAACAGTAAATTGGAGCAATGAGAG atatgAAGAATGTAAAGAGAAACTAGTGCCATTTTTGAAAAAAGTTGGCTTCAATCCCAAAAAGGACATTCACTTCATGCCCTGCTCAGGACTGACTGGAGCAAATCTTAAAGAGCAATCAGATTTCTGTCCTTGGTACAT TGGATTACCATTTATTCCATATCTGGATAATTTGCCAAACTTCAATAGATCAGTTGATGGACCAATCAGGCTGCCAATTGTGGATAAGTACAAG gATATGGGCACTGTGGTCCTGGGAAAGCTAGAATCAGGATCTATTTGTAAAGGTCAGCAGCTTGTTATGATGCCAAACAAG CACAACGTGGAAGTTCTTGGAATCCTTTCCGATGATGTAGAAACTGATTCTGTAGCCCCAGGTGAAAACCTCAAAATCAGACTGAAAGGAATTGAAGAGGAGGAGATTCTTCCAGGGTTCATACTTTGTGATCCTAATAATCTTTGTCATTCTGGTCGCACATTTGATGCCCAG ATAGTGATTATAGAGCACAAATCCATCATCTGCCCAGGTTATAATGCGGTGCTGCATATCCATACCTGTATTGAAGAAGTCGAAATAACA GCCTTAATCTGCTTGGTAGAcaaaaaatcaggagaaaaaagtAAGACTCGACCCCGTTTTGTGAAACAAGATCAAGTATGCATTGCCCGCTTGAGAACAGCAGGAACCATCTGCCTTGAGACCTTTAAAGACTTCCCTCAGATGGGTCGTTTTACTCTAAGAGATGAGG GTAAGACCATTGCAATTGGAAAAGTTCTGAAACTGGTTCCAGAGAAAGACTAA
- the GSPT1 gene encoding eukaryotic peptide chain release factor GTP-binding subunit ERF3A isoform X3, translating into MELSEPVVENGETEMSPEESWEHKEEISEAEPGSGSLGDGRPTEESAQEMMEEEEEIPKPKSVVAPPGAPKKEHVNVVFIGHVDAGKSTIGGQIMYLTGMVDKRTLEKYEREAKEKNRETWYLSWALDTNQEERDKGKTVEVGRAYFETEKKHFTILDAPGHKSFVPNMIGGASQADLAVLVISARKGEFETGFEKGGQTREHAMLAKTAGVKHLIVLINKMDDPTVNWSNERYEECKEKLVPFLKKVGFNPKKDIHFMPCSGLTGANLKEQSDFCPWYIGLPFIPYLDNLPNFNRSVDGPIRLPIVDKYKDMGTVVLGKLESGSICKGQQLVMMPNKHNVEVLGILSDDVETDSVAPGENLKIRLKGIEEEEILPGFILCDPNNLCHSGRTFDAQIVIIEHKSIICPGYNAVLHIHTCIEEVEITALICLVDKKSGEKSKTRPRFVKQDQVCIARLRTAGTICLETFKDFPQMGRFTLRDEGKTIAIGKVLKLVPEKD; encoded by the exons ATGGAACTTTCAGAACCTGTTG TAGAAAACGGGGAGACAGAAATGTCCCCAGAAGAATCATGGgagcacaaagaagaaataagtgaagCAGAGCCAGGGAGTGGTTCCTTGGGAGATGGAAGGCCCACAGAGGAAAGTGCCCAGGAAAtgatggaggaggaagaggaaatacCAAAACCTAAATCTGTGGTTGCACCGCCAGGTGCTCCTAAGAAAGAACACGTAAATGTAGTATTCATTGGGCATGTAG ATGCTGGCAAGTCAACCATTGGAGGACAAATAAT GTATTTGACTGGAATGGTTGACAAAAGGACACTTGAGAAATATGAAAgagaagctaaagaaaaaaacagagaaacttg gtaCTTATCTTGGGCCTTAGACACAAACCAGGAAGAACGAGACAAGGGTAAAACAGTAGAAGTGGGTCGTGCCTATTTTGAAACGGAAAAGAAGCATTTTACAATTCTAGATGCCCCTGGCCACAAGAGTTTTGTCCCAAATATGATTGGTGGTGCTTCTCAAGCAGATTTGGCTGTACTG GTAATCTCCGCCAGGAAAGGAGAGTTTGAAACTGGATTTGAAAAAGGAGGACAGACTAGAGAACATGCAATGTTGGCAAAGACAGCAGGTGTAAAACACTTAATTGTGCTTATTAATAAGATGGATGATCCAACAGTAAATTGGAGCAATGAGAG atatgAAGAATGTAAAGAGAAACTAGTGCCATTTTTGAAAAAAGTTGGCTTCAATCCCAAAAAGGACATTCACTTCATGCCCTGCTCAGGACTGACTGGAGCAAATCTTAAAGAGCAATCAGATTTCTGTCCTTGGTACAT TGGATTACCATTTATTCCATATCTGGATAATTTGCCAAACTTCAATAGATCAGTTGATGGACCAATCAGGCTGCCAATTGTGGATAAGTACAAG gATATGGGCACTGTGGTCCTGGGAAAGCTAGAATCAGGATCTATTTGTAAAGGTCAGCAGCTTGTTATGATGCCAAACAAG CACAACGTGGAAGTTCTTGGAATCCTTTCCGATGATGTAGAAACTGATTCTGTAGCCCCAGGTGAAAACCTCAAAATCAGACTGAAAGGAATTGAAGAGGAGGAGATTCTTCCAGGGTTCATACTTTGTGATCCTAATAATCTTTGTCATTCTGGTCGCACATTTGATGCCCAG ATAGTGATTATAGAGCACAAATCCATCATCTGCCCAGGTTATAATGCGGTGCTGCATATCCATACCTGTATTGAAGAAGTCGAAATAACA GCCTTAATCTGCTTGGTAGAcaaaaaatcaggagaaaaaagtAAGACTCGACCCCGTTTTGTGAAACAAGATCAAGTATGCATTGCCCGCTTGAGAACAGCAGGAACCATCTGCCTTGAGACCTTTAAAGACTTCCCTCAGATGGGTCGTTTTACTCTAAGAGATGAGG GTAAGACCATTGCAATTGGAAAAGTTCTGAAACTGGTTCCAGAGAAAGACTAA